In the Bos taurus isolate L1 Dominette 01449 registration number 42190680 breed Hereford chromosome 21, ARS-UCD2.0, whole genome shotgun sequence genome, one interval contains:
- the LOC505600 gene encoding UTP14, U3 small nucleolar ribonucleoprotein, homolog A-like: MSRNQAAESNLLALNQQKELEDLPKDYPLSTSEDEGDNDGERKHQKLLESISSLNRKDRQKLAERSEASLKVSEFSVSSEGSGEKLVLSDLLEPVKTSSSLAAVKKQLNRVKSKKTVELPLHREEIEQIHREVAFNKSSQILSKWDPVVLKNRQAEQLVFPLSKPQSVFAPIEHVVSGWKAGTPLEQEIFDLLHKNKQPVTEPLLTPVEKASLKAMSLEEVKMRRAELQRARALQSYYEARARREKRIKSKKYHRILKKGKAKQALKDFEKLQKVNPAAALEELEKLDKARMMERMSLKHQNSGKWAKSKAIMAKYDLEARQAMQEQLARNKELMQKVQAASESEEEEEVQEEEEEPLVPDMVNGVQIKANGLNPWMFQNHFIVAKEAEVQKDLENPAEPEAQETSESEEESAVVEEETLLKEFEERRSLRQKSELNHMAEPVHRHVTKDPSSQEVLSELRALSQKLITENHQSGKQELSSARTAQREEPAREEEEPMLLQRPKRAQTLEELEELGREGCVENKELPRTAVEGLQLEKNLSNHIGTPKEKKRKEQMIDLQNLLTTKLSSVKSLAVPTTVQELEDEEERDQRQMIKVAFAGDDAIRDFLKEKREAVEASKPKDLDLTLPGWGKWGGMGLKPSAKKRRRFLIKAPEGPPRKDKNLPNVIISEKRNIHAAAHQVQVLSHPFTHHHQFERTIQTPIGSTWNTQRAFQKLTMSKVVTKPGHIIKPIKAEDVGYRSSSRSDLSVVQRNPKRLSIRHKKLLENNCVD, translated from the coding sequence ATGAGCAGGAACCAGGCTGCGGAGAGCAACCTTCTGGCTTTGAACCAACAGAAAGAACTAGAGGATTTGCCAAAAGACTACCCCTTGAGCACCAGTGAAGATGAAGGGGACAACGATGGGGAAAGAAAGCATCAGAAGCTTCTGGAATCAATCAGTTCACTTAATAGAAAGGATAGGCAGAAATTGGCTGAGAGGTCTGAGGCTAGTCTGAAGGTGTCAGAGTTCAGTGTAAGTTCTGAAGGATCAGGAGAAAAGCTGGTCCTTTCAGATCTGCTTGAGCCTGTTAAAACTTCATCCTCATTGGCTGCTGTGAAAAAGCAGCTGAATCGAGTGAAATCGAAGAAGACTGTGGAGTTACCACTTCACAGAGAAGAGATTGAGCAGATCCACAGAGAAGTGGCATTCAATAAAAGCTCCCAAATCCTCTCCAAATGGGATCCTGTCGTTCTGAAGAACCGGCAAGCAGAGCAGCTGGTTTTTCCCCTGAGCAAGCCCCAATCAGTCTTTGCTCCCATTGAACATGTGGTCAGTGGCTGGAAAGCAGGAACTCCCCTGGAGCAGGAGATTTTTGATCTTCTCCATAAGAATAAGCAGCCTGTGACAGAGCCTTTACTGACTCCTGTGGAAAAGGCCTCTCTCAAAGCTATGAGCCTGGAAGAGGTAAAGATGCGCCGAGCAGAGCTTCAAAGGGCCCGGGCCCTGCAGTCCTACTATGAGGCCAGGGCTCGGAGAGAGAAGAGAATCAAAAGCAAAAAGTATCACAGAattctgaagaaaggaaaggccaaGCAAGCCTTAAAAGATTTTGAGAAGCTGCAGAAGGTCAATCCTGCTGCGGCACTGGAAGAACTAGAAAAACTTGACAAGGCCAGAATGATGGAGCGAATGAGCCTTAAGCACCAGAACAGTGGGAAATGGGCAAAATCAAAGGCAATTATGGCCAAATACGACCTGGAAGCTCGCCAGGCTATGCAGGAACAGCTGGCCAGGAACAAAGAGCTGATGCAGAAGGTCCAGGCGGCCTCTGAgagtgaggaagaggaggaagtccaggaggaagaggaagaaccTCTTGTCCCTGACATGGTGAATGGGGTGCAGATAAAGGCAAATGGACTGAACCCCTGGATGTTCCAGAATCACTTCATTGTTGCCAAAGAGGCTGAGGTCCAGAAAGACCTGGAAAATCCTGCTGAGCCTGAAGCCCAGGAGACTTCTGAAAGTGAGGAAGAAAGTGCAGTGGTGGAGGAAGAAACTCTCTTGAAAGAATTTGAGGAAAGGCGATCACTTAGACAGAAGTCTGAGCTCAACCACATGGCGGAGCCAGTGCACAGACATGTAACAAAGGATCCTAGCAGCCAGGAGGTTCTGTCCGAATTGAGGGCACTGTCTCAGAAACTCATCACAGAGAACCATCAGTCAGGGAAGCAAGAACTGAGTTCAGCGAGGACAGCTCAGAGAGAGGAACCTGCCAGGGAGGAAGAGGAGCCCATGTTGCTGCAGAGGCCAAAGAGAGCTCAGACtctggaggagctggaggagctggGCAGAGAAGGGTGTGTTGAAAACAAGGAGCTTCCCAGAACTGCAGTGGAAGGCCTGCAGTTGGAGAAGAATCTAAGTAATCATATTGGCACCcccaaggagaagaaaaggaaggagcaaATGATTGATCTCCAGAACCTCCTAACCACAAAATTGTCTTCCGTGAAGTCCTTGGCAGTTCCCACGACTGTACAGGAGTTGGAAGATGAAGAAGAGAGAGATCAAAGGCAGATGATAAAGGTAGCTTTTGCTGGGGATGATGCCATCAGAGACTTcttgaaagagaagagggaagctgTGGAGGCGAGTAAGCCAAAGGACCTGGACCTGACTCTGCCTGGCTGGGGCAAGTGGGGTGGTATGGGCCTGAAGCCCAGTGCCAAGAAGAGACGCCGGTTTCTCATTAAAGCCCCTGAGGGTCCTCCAAGGAAAGACAAGAATTTGCCAAACGTGATCATCAGTGAGAAGCGGAACATCCATGCAGCAGCTCATCAGGTGCAGGTGCTTTCACATCCATTCACACACCATCACCAATTTGAAaggaccatccagacccccataGGATCTACGTGGAACACCCAGAGGGCCTTCCAAAAGCTGACCATGTCCAAGGTTGTCACCAAGCCAGGCCATATCATTAAGCCTATCAAAGCAGAGGATGTGGGCTACCGATCTTCCTCAAGGTCGGACCTCTCTGTCGTACAAAGGAATCCAAAACGACTTTCCATACGTCACAAAAAACTTCTGGAGAATAACTGTGTGGATTGA